The Nothobranchius furzeri strain GRZ-AD chromosome 8, NfurGRZ-RIMD1, whole genome shotgun sequence genome includes a region encoding these proteins:
- the LOC129155843 gene encoding uncharacterized protein encodes MLISALYVALDAPFDYTISDMPYLRKWWCLLLMENFDLRSSGELFAHWGEEAKAVLEGQHVPIFRLKKRKFQEVSQEPAVVEDLRPAVQWVVQNKALFRGLVTTPTYLSLNQGDQQRVLRDMSEEEDTGARDMFLFVFQFAEDMELFLKACADEQGLKPGSCFSVSSARDRHARTDGDILLSYFSVSWGVLQSNCPAGQQRA; translated from the exons ATGCTGATA TCTGCTCTGTACGTGGCACTGGATGCACCATTTGACTATACTATA TCAGACATGCCCTACTTGCGTAAATGGTGGTGCTTGCTGTTGATGGAGAACTTTGATCTCAGGAG CTCTGGCGAGCTATTTGCACACTGGGGGGAGGAAGCCAAAGCTGTGCTTGAAGGACAACACGTGCCCATTTTCAGACTGAAAAAGCGCAAGTTCCAGGAAGTCAGTCAG GAGCCAGCAGTTGTTGAAGATCTGCGTCCTGCTGTGCAGTGGGTTGTCCAAAATAAGGCACTTTTCCGTGGACTCGTAACAACGCCAACATATCTGTCCTTAAATCAAGGGGACCAGCAGAGGGTCTTAAGAGACATGTCAGAGGAAGAAGACACTGGAGCAAGGGACATGTTCCTCTTTGTTTTTCAGTTTGCAGAGGACATGGAGCTCTTTTTGAAAGCATGTGCTGATGAGCAgggactaaagcctggttcatgcttctccgtcagctccgcaagggacagacacgcacggactgacggagacattttgctctcatacttctccgtctcctggggagtgttgcaaagcaattgcccggcaggacagcagagggcgtag
- the LOC129155844 gene encoding zinc finger protein 84-like, protein MEGEHLYLNKETVAAGFQSFSHKTHLNKHTRVHTKQKHFACEHCGQRFHQKTNLTTHMRVHTGQKPFTCELCGKKFSFKSHLNSHMRVHTGQKPFPCELCGTRFSQKTNLNSHMRVHTGQKPFPCELCGMRFSLKSSLNRHMSVHTGQKPFPCELCEMRFSRKTTLNIHIRVHTGQMPFACELCVKRFSQKANLTKHMRVHTGQKPFPCELCGKKFSQKSALNIHMRVHTGQKPFPCELCGMRFSRKTTLNSHIRVHTGQKPFACGLCGKKFSLKSSLNSHMRVHTGQKPFPCELCGTRFSRKATLNIHMKVHTGQKPFACGLCGKKFSLKSPLNSHMRVHTGEKPFPCELCGTRFSQKTQLNSHMRVHTGQKPFPCELCGMRFSQKATLNSHMRVHTGQKPFPCELCGKKFSQKSALNRHMSVHTGEKPFPCELCGTRFSRKTNLNSHMRVHTGQKPFPCELCGMRFSQKTQLNSHMSVHTGQKPFPCELCGKKFSQKATLNRHMRVHTGQKPFACELCVKKFCHKTHLNRHMRVHTGFSPVSSMEKI, encoded by the coding sequence atggagggagagcatctctatTTGAATAAGGAGACTGTTGCTGCCGGGTTTCAATCCTTTAGccataaaacacatttaaacaaacacacgagagtccacacaaagcagaaacattttgcctgtgagcactgtggacaaaggtttcaccaaaagactaatttaaccacacacatgagagtccacacaggacagaagccttttacctgtgagctctgtggaaagaaatttagctttaagtcacatttaaacagtcacatgagagtccacacaggacagaagccctttccttgtgagctctgtggaacgagatttagccaaaagacaaatttaaacagccacatgagagtccacacgggacagaagccctttccttgtgagctctgtggaatgagatttagcttaaagtcatctttaaacagacacatgagtgtccacacgggacagaagccctttccttgtgagctctgtgaaatgagatttagccgaaagacaactttaaacattcacataagagtccacacaggacagatgccttttgcctgtgagctctgtgtaaaaagatttagccaaaaggctAATTTaaccaaacacatgagagtccacacaggacagaagccctttccttgtgagctctgtggaaagaaaTTCAGCCAAAAGTCAgctttaaacattcacatgagagtccacacaggacagaagccctttccttgtgagctctgtggaatgagatttagccgaaagacaactttaaacagtcacatcagagtccacacaggacagaagccttttgcctgtgggctctgtggaaagaaatttagcttaaagtcatctttaaatagtcacatgagagtccacacaggacagaagccctttccttgtgagctctgtggaacgagatttagccgaaaggcaactttaaacattcacatgaaagtccacacaggacagaagccttttgcctgtgggctctgtggaaagaaatttagcttaaagtcacctttaaatagtcacatgagagtccacacaggagagaagccctttccttgtgagctctgtggaacgagatttagccaaaagacacaattaaacagtcacatgagagtccacacaggacagaaaccttttccttgtgagctctgtggaatgagatttagccaaaaggcaactttaaacagtcacatgagagtccacacaggacagaagccctttccttgtgagctctgtggaaagaaatttagccaaaagtcagctttaaacagacacatgagtgtccacacaggagagaagccctttccttgtgagctctgtggaacgagatttagccgaaagacaaatttaaacagtcacatgagagtccacacaggacagaagccttttccttgtgagctctgtggaatgagatttagccaaaagacacaattaaacagtcacatgagtgtccacacaggacagaagccctttccttgtgagctctgtggaaagaaatttagccaaaaggcaactttaaacagacacatgagagtccacacaggacagaagcctttcgcctgtgagctctgtgtaaaaaaaTTTTGCcataagacacatttaaacagacacatgagagtccacactggcttTTCGCCTGTGAGTTCGATGGAAAAGATTTAG